The Thermobifida halotolerans sequence CATGGACACCATCCAGAAGGTCCAGGAGCGCCTCAACGACCGCCTGGTCATCGACGGGTTCCTGGGCACCATGTACGACCCGCGGACCCTGCACGCGCGCGAGGTGCTGTCCACCATCATCGACGGCTTCGGCGACAAGGTGTTCCACACCGTCATCAACCGGACCGTCCGGTTCCCCGACGCCACCGTCGCCGGTGAGCCGATCACCCGGTTCGACTCCTCGTCGGCGGGCGCCCGCGCCTACCGGGAACTGGCCAAGGAGGTGCTCGCCCGGTGGCCTCTCGGCGTTCGCGACGCGTGACGCTGCCCGGCGCGGACGAACTGTTCTTCCGGCCCACCGCCGCGCCCCCCACAACCGGGCCGACACCGCCCCCGGCCGATTCCGGGACCGCGGGTCCGGAGCAGCCGAAACGGGGACGGGCCGCGGGCGCCCGGCGGCGCATCGCACCGCAGCCCAGCGGACGGCAACGCCACGACGAGAAGATCACCGTCTACGTCTCCGCGGCCGAACTGCTGGCCCTGGAGCAGACCCGGCTGGCCCTGCGCGCCGAGCACGGGCTCACCGCCGACCGCGGCCGGATCGTGCGCGAGGCCGTCGCGGTGCTGCTCGCCGACTTCGAGGAGCACGGCGAGAACAGCATGCTGGTGCAGCGGCTCAGCGAGAACTGACCCCGCCCGCCGTGCGAACGACCCACCGACCCACACCCGATCCGGCCCGCGCATGACGACCCCCGAGACCCCCGAAGGGGGGTTCCTGGTCCACCTCGACAACTTCGAGGGCCCCTTCGACCTGCTGCTCGCGCTGATCGCCAAGCACAGACTGGACATCACCGAAGTGGCGTTGTCGAGGGTCACCGACGAGTTCATCGCGCACATCAAGGCCTACGGGGACTCCTGGGACCTGGACCTGGCGAGCAACTTCCTGCTGGTGGCGGCCACGCTGCTGGACCTGAAGGCGGCGCGGCTGCTGCCGCGCGGAGAGGTGGAGGACGAGGCCGACCTCGCCCTGCTGGAGGCCCGCGACCTGCTGTTCGCCCGGCTGCTGCAGTACCGGGCCTACAAGGAGGTCGCCGCGTTGCTCTCCGCCGGGTTCGCCGCCCAGGGACGCTGCTTTGCGCGGGCGGTCCCGTTGGAGCCGCGCTTCGCCGCGCTACGCCCCGACGTGCTCCTCCGGCTCGGCCCGCGGGAGTTCGCCGCGCTGGCCGCCCGCACCCTCACCCCGCGTGAGCCGCCGAGCGTCCCGGTCGCCCACATCCACCAGCCCAAGACCTCCGTGGCCGAACAGGCGGTGCTGGTGGTGGCGGCGCTGCGCGAGCACGGCCGCCTCACCTTCGCCGAACTCACCCGCGAGTGCGCGGGTACCTTCGAGGTGGTGGCGCGGTTCCTGGCGCTGCTGGAGCTGTACCGCGCGGACACCGTCGGCTTCGACCAGCCCGAACCCCTGGGGGAGCTGCTGGTCACCTGGACCGGCAGCGGTGAGGGCGAGGTCACGGTGGTCGACGACTACGGCCGGACCGCAGACCGCGACGACGAGGAGACGCAGTGAGCGACACCGCCGCCGACACCGATCCCGCCCGGCTGCGCCGGAACCTGGAGGCGGTGCTGATGGTCGTCGACCAGCCGGTCGCCGCCTACGACCTGGCGCGCGCCTTCGGGGTCGACGTCGACACGGTCACGCACCTGCTGCGCGAGACGGCCCGCGAGTACACCGAGCAGGGACGCGGATTCGACCTGCGCGAGGTCGCCGAGGGGTGGCGCTTCTACACCCGTCCCGAGTGCGCCGAGGCCGTCGAGCACTTTCTGCGCGACGGGCACGAGGTCAGGCTCACCCAGGCGGCGCTGGAGACGCTGGCGGTGGTCGCCTACCGCCAGCCCGTCTCACGGGGCAGGGTCTCGGCGGTACGCGGTGTGAACTGTGACGGAGTTATGCGTACCCTCGTATTGCGGGGGCTGATCGAAGAGGCCGGACAGGATCCGGAGTCGGGGGCGCTGCTGTACCGCACCACCGGCTACTTCCTGGAGCGGCTGGGGCTGCGCAGCCTGGACGAGCTGCCCGACCTCGCCCCCTTCCTACCCGACGACATCGAAGGTCTCGACGACACCGGTGAACAAACCACACGATGATGACGGTCGCCGCCGCCGTGGCGGCGACAACGGACCGCGCGGTGAGCGCGGCCGGTCCACCCCGCGCGGTGCGCGCGGCGATTCCGACCACTCCGGCCGTCGCGGCGGCCGGGACCAGCGTGCCGAACGGTCCGACCGGGACTTCCGGGGTGGGCGGCGCGGTTCCCGTGACCGTGAGGAGTATGCCGACCGCGGTGAGCGGCGCGGCGGGCAGTACCGCCGGGAGGAGCGGGACGGGCGGTTCCGCGACCGTGACGAGCGGCCGCGTGCCGAACGGTCCGACCGGGACTTCCGGGGTGGGCGGCGCGGTTCCCGTGACCGTGAGGAGTATGCCGACCGCGGTGAGCGGCGCGGCGGGCAGTACCGCCGGGAGGAGCGGGACGGGCGGTTCCGCGACCGTGACGAGCGGCCGCGTGCCGAACGGTCCGACCGGGAGTCCCGGGGTGGGCGGCGCGGTTCCCGTGACCGTGAGGAGTATGCCGACCGCGGTGAGCGGCGCGGCGGGCAGTACCGCCGGGAGGAGCGGGACGGGCGGTTCCGCGACCGTGACGAGCGGCCGCGTGCCGAACGGTCCGACCGGGAGTCCCGGAGTGGGCGGCGCGACACCCCCGGCTCCCGCGACCGCCGCACCGAACACCCCCGGCCCGCCACCCGCACCGGACGCGACTCCGAACGCGAGCTGTCGGCCCGGGCCAGAGCCCGTCTGCGGACCCTGCGCGCCGAGTACGACCCCGGTGACGACGACCCAGCCGACGACGAACGCGACACCTACGCCGACGTTCCCGGCGGTATCCGGCTGCAGAAGGCCCTCGCCCAGGCGGGAGTGGCCAGCCGCCGCGCCAGCGAGGAGCTGATCGCCACCGGACGGGTCACCGTCGACGGCCAG is a genomic window containing:
- a CDS encoding pseudouridine synthase, with product MNKPHDDDGRRRRGGDNGPRGERGRSTPRGARGDSDHSGRRGGRDQRAERSDRDFRGGRRGSRDREEYADRGERRGGQYRREERDGRFRDRDERPRAERSDRDFRGGRRGSRDREEYADRGERRGGQYRREERDGRFRDRDERPRAERSDRESRGGRRGSRDREEYADRGERRGGQYRREERDGRFRDRDERPRAERSDRESRSGRRDTPGSRDRRTEHPRPATRTGRDSERELSARARARLRTLRAEYDPGDDDPADDERDTYADVPGGIRLQKALAQAGVASRRASEELIATGRVTVDGQVVRRFGARVDPEKSEIRVDGMRVVTSTDLRYYALNKPRGVVSTMDDPQGRPTLADYAGQSDERLFHVGRLDTETEGLILLTNDGELANRLTHPRYKVVKTYIAKVPGPVPREVVRRVRGGVELDDGFVEVDSFRVVDNVEPKALVEIRLHEGRKHIVRRLMEAVGHPVSDLARTQIGPVGLNNLKVGTVRALTSKEISELYTAAGM
- a CDS encoding segregation and condensation protein A; the protein is MTTPETPEGGFLVHLDNFEGPFDLLLALIAKHRLDITEVALSRVTDEFIAHIKAYGDSWDLDLASNFLLVAATLLDLKAARLLPRGEVEDEADLALLEARDLLFARLLQYRAYKEVAALLSAGFAAQGRCFARAVPLEPRFAALRPDVLLRLGPREFAALAARTLTPREPPSVPVAHIHQPKTSVAEQAVLVVAALREHGRLTFAELTRECAGTFEVVARFLALLELYRADTVGFDQPEPLGELLVTWTGSGEGEVTVVDDYGRTADRDDEETQ
- the scpB gene encoding SMC-Scp complex subunit ScpB; this encodes MSDTAADTDPARLRRNLEAVLMVVDQPVAAYDLARAFGVDVDTVTHLLRETAREYTEQGRGFDLREVAEGWRFYTRPECAEAVEHFLRDGHEVRLTQAALETLAVVAYRQPVSRGRVSAVRGVNCDGVMRTLVLRGLIEEAGQDPESGALLYRTTGYFLERLGLRSLDELPDLAPFLPDDIEGLDDTGEQTTR